A stretch of Streptomyces vietnamensis DNA encodes these proteins:
- a CDS encoding polyprenyl synthetase family protein, producing the protein MTVVGPFGLSVRDQALEADVQTGLAAVEAGLLDATKSDVPFITEAAQHLVLAGGKRFRPLLVMLAAQFGDPYAPGVVPSAVVVELTHLATLYHDDVMDEADVRRGVDSANTRWGNSIAVLTGDFLFARASHTLADLGPEAVRIQSEAFERLVTGQILETAGPMDGRDPVDHYLDVLGGKTGSLVAVSCRFGAMMSGADESVVDILTQYGERLGVAFQLADDVLDIASDSHESGKTPGTDLREGIPTLPVLHLRAAAAAHGRPEDLELVALIDGDLSDDERHAEALRRLRTHPALEQARRDTVRYAEEARAMLAPLPDGYAKAALAEMCDAVVHRAG; encoded by the coding sequence GTGACCGTCGTCGGGCCGTTCGGTCTTAGCGTGCGGGACCAGGCTCTTGAAGCCGATGTCCAGACCGGTTTGGCGGCTGTGGAGGCGGGCCTCCTGGACGCCACCAAGAGCGATGTCCCCTTCATCACGGAGGCCGCGCAGCACCTCGTCCTGGCCGGGGGCAAGCGGTTCCGCCCCCTGCTCGTGATGCTCGCCGCCCAGTTCGGCGACCCCTACGCGCCGGGCGTCGTGCCCTCCGCCGTGGTCGTCGAGCTCACCCACCTGGCCACGCTCTACCACGACGACGTCATGGACGAGGCCGACGTCCGGCGCGGCGTCGACAGCGCCAACACCCGCTGGGGCAACTCGATCGCCGTCCTCACGGGTGACTTCCTCTTCGCCCGCGCCTCGCACACGCTCGCGGACCTCGGCCCCGAGGCCGTACGCATCCAGTCCGAGGCGTTCGAACGGCTCGTGACCGGCCAGATCCTGGAGACCGCGGGTCCGATGGACGGCCGCGACCCCGTCGACCACTACCTCGACGTCCTCGGCGGCAAGACCGGCTCCCTCGTCGCCGTCTCCTGCCGCTTCGGCGCCATGATGTCCGGCGCCGACGAGAGCGTCGTCGACATCCTCACCCAGTACGGCGAGCGGCTCGGCGTCGCCTTCCAGCTCGCCGACGACGTCCTCGACATCGCCTCCGACTCCCACGAGTCCGGCAAGACCCCCGGCACCGACCTCCGCGAGGGCATCCCGACCCTCCCCGTCCTCCACCTGCGGGCCGCCGCGGCCGCCCACGGGCGCCCGGAGGACCTGGAGCTCGTCGCCCTGATCGACGGCGACCTCAGCGACGACGAGCGGCACGCCGAGGCCCTGCGCCGGCTCCGCACCCACCCCGCCCTGGAGCAGGCCCGCCGGGACACCGTGCGGTACGCCGAGGAGGCCCGCGCGATGCTGGCGCCGCTGCCCGACGGCTACGCGAAGGCGGCCCTGGCCGAGATGTGCGACGCCGTGGTCCACCGAGCGGGCTAG